Below is a genomic region from Clostridia bacterium.
ATAGACAGTCACATAGCAGACAGTGATTGTAAATATATCGGAATTACCGAGCATATCGAGGATGCGAACAACGCATATATTGTTTTGATCAATTATTCCGATAAAATAGTAGATGTAAATTTGAAAGTTAAATCCGAATATAATATTAGCAAGGTGATACGCGGAGATATAGAAAGCATGGCACCATTTGAAACTACGATTATCAAAGTGTCGAGAAGGTAATGAAATACTCCATGCCGAAGGCTTTAAAAGGTTGAGCAGTGAAGAATAAAAATACAATAACAAAATATATTTAAAATAAAAAAAGCCGACAAGAAACGTCTCCTTGTCGGCTTTTTTTTATTTTATTCTTCACCACTTAAACGCTTATATTCTTGTCTGACTTCTCTAATTTTATCTCCATTATCCATTTACAATCCTCCTATAACAAACAAGATAATTCTTATTTGTTAGCAATTTGCATCATTCTCTGAAGTGCGTGTTGGTAACCTCTACTATGAGCAACGCCATACCAATATGCAGCAAGATTAACATTGGTGTTTTTTGTGAATTCTCCAACCACAAACATAGCTGCTCTATCACCAAGTCCTGCAGATTTTGTGTACATTCTCAATGCTGACTGCATATCCTTTTCAACACCTTTACCAACAAAAAGCATATCACCATAACACTTTATACCGTGAGCATCATTTTCAAAGGCAATAGCATTGTACATTCTTTCAGCCATTTCAAAATTTTCTGCAGACTCAAACATATCGCCTGCAAAATATGCCGCCAAAGGAAATCCCGCCAATGTCATAGCAACGAATTCATCAATTGGTGTTGTTATCTCTTGGTCTGCCCACATTTCAAGATAGGCCATCGCACACTTATATAAAAATGAATAAAACAAAAATGCACC
It encodes:
- a CDS encoding sel1 repeat family protein, which encodes MKHGAFLFYSFLYKCAMAYLEMWADQEITTPIDEFVAMTLAGFPLAAYFAGDMFESAENFEMAERMYNAIAFENDAHGIKCYGDMLFVGKGVEKDMQSALRMYTKSAGLGDRAAMFVVGEFTKNTNVNLAAYWYGVAHSRGYQHALQRMMQIANK